GCAGCTTTTACTCATACAAGTGTCGCGCTGCGTGATGCATTACTTGGTGTCGCTATCCCATTTATAGAAGTACACCTATCGAACGTTCATGCACGTGAGCCATTTCGTCATCACTCTTATCTGTCTGATAAAGCAGAAGGCGTGATCTGTGGCTTAGGCGCACAAGGCTATGAGTTCGCTCTGTCTGCAGCGATAGCAAGATTGCAGATAAAATAGGCCACATGCTCTGCAGCCTGTAGGGTTGTCTTAATCACAAGATAAAAGAGAAAGAAAAGATGGATATTCGTAAAATCAAAAAACTGATCGAATTAGTTGAAGAGTCTGGCATTGCTGAACTAGAAATCTCTGAAGGCGAAGAGTCGGTACGTATCAGTCGTAACGCTCCAGCTACAGCAGCACCCGTTCAATATGCAGCAGCTCCTATTGCAGCGCCTGCACCAGCAGCACCTACTGCGTCTCCAGCAGCAGAAGCTCCAGCGGCTGCACCAGCAACACCAGCTGGTCATCAGGTTCTTTCTCCAATGGTGGGAACGTTCTACCGCTCTCCAAGCCCAGATGCAAAAGCTTTCGTTGAAGTGGGCCAAAGCGTAACCGCTGGTGATACTCTATGTATTGTTGAAGCAATGAAAATGATGAACCAGATTGAAGCTGACAAA
This window of the Vibrio azureus genome carries:
- the accB gene encoding acetyl-CoA carboxylase biotin carboxyl carrier protein, whose product is MDIRKIKKLIELVEESGIAELEISEGEESVRISRNAPATAAPVQYAAAPIAAPAPAAPTASPAAEAPAAAPATPAGHQVLSPMVGTFYRSPSPDAKAFVEVGQSVTAGDTLCIVEAMKMMNQIEADKSGVVTAILVEDGQPVEFDQPLVVIE